The following proteins are co-located in the Noviherbaspirillum sp. UKPF54 genome:
- a CDS encoding efflux RND transporter periplasmic adaptor subunit has product MDSPDLSRLKIDRSATPSGGHPRGPRRRWSRIAIAAIVAIGVALAVAARLRGPVSVETVTVATAYPSQNYTLLNATGYVVAQRKAALSSKATGRLEWLGVLEGSPVKKDELVARLENRDVSAALRQADANIQVARANLEQGMAELRDAGQAYRRSQELLQQKYISAATHDAAQARYNKAQAAISGLRAAIAAAEANRQAAQVAFDQTMIRAPFDGVVLTKNANVGDNITPFSSATDSKGAVVTIADMDTLEVEADVSESNLSKISVGQAAEIQLDAFPDLRLAGVVSRMVPTVDRSKATLLVKVRFVERDPRVLPDMSAKIAFLSQPVPPQDRKPVTAVPAGAVVQRDGRKVVFVVKDDKARQAGVQVGRKIGELLEVSGIAAGDKVVLNPDDKLKDGGTVAPAKK; this is encoded by the coding sequence TTGGATTCCCCCGACCTTTCCCGACTGAAGATCGACCGTAGCGCGACGCCGTCCGGCGGCCATCCGAGGGGCCCGCGCAGGCGCTGGAGCCGCATCGCCATTGCAGCCATTGTGGCCATCGGCGTCGCGCTCGCCGTCGCCGCCCGCCTGCGCGGTCCCGTCAGCGTGGAAACGGTAACAGTCGCCACGGCCTACCCATCGCAGAATTACACCCTGCTCAACGCCACCGGCTACGTGGTGGCGCAGCGCAAGGCCGCGCTCTCATCGAAGGCGACCGGCCGGCTGGAATGGCTGGGCGTGCTCGAAGGCAGCCCCGTGAAGAAGGATGAACTGGTAGCGCGCCTGGAAAACAGGGACGTGTCGGCCGCGCTCAGGCAGGCCGATGCCAACATCCAGGTCGCGCGCGCCAACCTGGAACAGGGCATGGCGGAGCTGCGCGACGCCGGGCAGGCGTACCGGCGCTCGCAGGAGCTGTTGCAGCAGAAGTACATCTCGGCGGCCACGCACGACGCGGCGCAGGCCCGCTACAACAAGGCGCAGGCGGCGATCAGCGGCCTGCGCGCAGCCATCGCCGCCGCCGAGGCCAATCGCCAGGCAGCCCAGGTAGCGTTCGACCAGACCATGATCCGCGCACCGTTCGACGGCGTGGTTCTGACCAAGAACGCCAACGTCGGCGACAACATCACGCCCTTCTCCTCCGCCACAGACAGCAAGGGCGCGGTCGTGACCATCGCCGACATGGACACGCTGGAAGTGGAAGCCGACGTGTCCGAATCCAATCTCTCCAAGATCAGCGTCGGCCAGGCGGCCGAGATACAGCTCGATGCCTTTCCCGACCTGCGCCTGGCCGGCGTGGTGTCGCGCATGGTGCCGACCGTCGACCGCTCCAAGGCCACGCTGCTGGTCAAGGTGCGCTTCGTCGAGCGCGACCCGCGCGTGCTGCCCGATATGAGCGCGAAGATCGCCTTCCTGTCGCAGCCGGTGCCGCCGCAGGACAGGAAGCCGGTCACGGCGGTGCCGGCCGGCGCAGTCGTCCAGCGCGACGGCCGCAAGGTCGTGTTCGTGGTGAAGGACGACAAGGCGCGGCAGGCCGGTGTGCAGGTCGGCCGCAAGATCGGCGAGCTGCTGGAGGTGAGCGGCATTGCCGCCGGCGACAAGGTGGTGCTCAACCCGGACGACAAACTGAAGGACGGCGGTACGGTCGCGCCGGCGAAGAAATGA
- a CDS encoding chemotaxis protein CheC, producing the protein MFQLSELQHDALLEIFNLGVGQAAAAMSRIVNEEVTMSVPMIAFLSRAEVAKTLGSREGRRICAITQHFEGAFNTEAFLMFPEEKSLEIVRLMVGQCLSMEELSEMEQEAMSEIGNIILNCCMGAFANASGKELRGSLPLYHVGTGDNILAVSGKEWDGVVLTLKIDFNIEKHQIHGYVAFLLDLPALHDLQQYIDDYLARLMG; encoded by the coding sequence ATGTTCCAGCTCAGCGAACTTCAGCACGACGCCCTGCTTGAAATCTTCAATCTCGGCGTCGGACAGGCCGCCGCGGCCATGAGCCGCATCGTGAACGAAGAAGTCACGATGTCGGTGCCGATGATCGCGTTCCTGAGCCGGGCCGAAGTCGCGAAAACCCTGGGCAGCCGCGAGGGCCGCCGCATCTGCGCCATCACCCAGCATTTCGAAGGTGCCTTCAACACCGAGGCCTTCCTCATGTTCCCTGAGGAGAAAAGCCTGGAGATCGTGCGTCTGATGGTGGGCCAGTGCCTGTCCATGGAAGAGCTGTCGGAAATGGAGCAGGAGGCGATGAGCGAAATCGGCAACATCATCCTGAACTGCTGCATGGGCGCGTTCGCCAATGCATCCGGCAAGGAGCTGCGCGGTTCGCTTCCGCTTTACCACGTCGGCACCGGCGACAACATCCTCGCCGTCTCCGGCAAGGAATGGGACGGAGTGGTGCTGACGCTGAAGATCGACTTCAATATCGAGAAGCATCAGATCCACGGCTATGTCGCCTTCCTGCTCGACCTGCCGGCCTTGCACGACCTGCAGCAGTACATCGATGACTATCTCGCCAGGCTGATGGGATGA
- a CDS encoding response regulator transcription factor, with protein MTTVLVVDDSRVSRMLSRQFILQKHPDWTIAEAASGEEAIDKLQTVTPDLVLLDLNMPGMGGLAAVEKIREKCPTARITLLTANVQDAIRERAAALGIGFAEKPITEVRIDQIIATLGN; from the coding sequence ATGACAACAGTCCTCGTAGTAGACGACAGCCGTGTTTCGCGCATGCTGTCGCGGCAATTCATCCTGCAAAAGCATCCTGACTGGACCATCGCGGAAGCCGCCAGCGGCGAAGAAGCGATCGACAAGCTGCAGACCGTAACCCCCGACCTGGTCCTGCTCGACCTCAACATGCCCGGCATGGGCGGGCTGGCTGCGGTCGAAAAAATCCGTGAAAAATGCCCGACGGCGCGCATCACGCTGCTGACGGCCAATGTGCAGGACGCGATCCGCGAGCGCGCCGCCGCGCTCGGCATCGGGTTTGCCGAAAAGCCGATCACCGAAGTCCGCATCGACCAGATCATCGCCACTCTCGGGAACTAG
- a CDS encoding ABC transporter ATP-binding protein: protein MTPLVDIRHLAKSYRRGDQIVPVLTDITLAINAGDFTALMGPSGSGKSTLLNLIAGIDKPDGGILLVDGLDITQLSEGELADWRAANVGFIFQFYNLMPVLTALENVELPLLLTGLSRRERRERAELTLAMVNLSDRMDHYPSELSGGQQQRVAIARAIVTDPTLIVADEPTGDLDRHAAADVLDLLNRLNQELGKTIVMVTHDAHAAERARSIVRLDKGELMPAAA, encoded by the coding sequence ATGACGCCGCTGGTCGACATCCGGCACCTGGCGAAATCCTACCGGCGCGGCGACCAGATCGTGCCGGTGCTGACCGATATCACGCTCGCCATCAACGCCGGCGATTTCACCGCGCTGATGGGCCCGAGCGGTTCCGGCAAGAGCACGCTGCTCAACCTGATCGCCGGCATCGACAAACCCGACGGCGGCATCCTGCTCGTCGACGGTCTCGACATCACGCAACTGTCCGAAGGCGAGCTGGCCGACTGGCGCGCCGCCAACGTCGGCTTCATCTTCCAGTTCTACAACCTGATGCCGGTGCTGACCGCGCTCGAAAACGTCGAACTGCCGCTGCTGCTGACCGGGCTGTCGCGCCGCGAGCGGCGCGAGCGCGCCGAGCTCACGCTCGCCATGGTCAACCTGTCCGACCGCATGGACCACTATCCGTCCGAGCTGTCGGGCGGGCAGCAGCAGCGCGTCGCCATCGCGCGCGCCATCGTCACCGATCCGACGCTGATCGTGGCCGACGAGCCGACCGGCGACCTGGACCGCCACGCCGCCGCCGACGTACTCGACCTGCTGAACCGCCTGAACCAGGAACTGGGCAAGACTATCGTCATGGTGACGCACGATGCGCATGCGGCGGAGCGGGCGCGCTCCATCGTGCGGCTCGACAAGGGCGAACTGATGCCGGCCGCGGCCTGA
- the rpiA gene encoding ribose-5-phosphate isomerase RpiA, whose translation MTQDELKQAVACAAIEYVPQGEIIGVGTGSTANFFIDELGKIKDRIKGAVASSEATAQRLRSHGIPVFDLNDVERLSVYIDGADEITPQGAMIKGGGAALTREKIVASVSDRFVCIADGSKLVGVLGAFPLPVEVIPMAQAALARKLAALGCEARLRVKDGQPLITDNGCMILDLIGLKIDRPAEMEALINNMVGVVTVGLFAQRGADVALLGTAEGVKKMTF comes from the coding sequence ATGACTCAAGACGAACTGAAACAGGCGGTGGCGTGCGCCGCGATCGAATACGTGCCGCAAGGTGAAATCATCGGCGTGGGGACCGGTTCCACCGCCAATTTCTTCATCGATGAACTGGGCAAGATCAAGGACCGCATCAAGGGCGCGGTCGCGTCGTCCGAAGCCACCGCGCAGCGACTCAGGTCGCACGGCATCCCGGTGTTCGATCTCAACGACGTCGAACGCCTGTCGGTGTATATCGACGGCGCCGACGAAATCACGCCGCAGGGCGCGATGATCAAGGGCGGCGGCGCGGCGCTCACGCGCGAGAAGATCGTCGCGTCAGTGTCCGACCGGTTCGTCTGCATCGCCGATGGCTCCAAGCTGGTCGGCGTGCTCGGCGCCTTCCCGCTGCCGGTCGAGGTGATCCCGATGGCGCAGGCTGCGCTGGCCCGCAAGCTGGCTGCTCTCGGCTGCGAGGCGCGCCTGCGCGTGAAAGATGGCCAGCCGCTGATCACCGATAACGGCTGCATGATCCTCGACCTGATCGGCCTGAAGATCGACCGTCCGGCCGAGATGGAGGCGCTGATCAACAACATGGTCGGCGTCGTGACGGTCGGCTTGTTCGCGCAGCGCGGCGCGGATGTCGCGCTGCTGGGGACGGCGGAAGGCGTGAAGAAGATGACGTTCTGA
- a CDS encoding DUF1800 domain-containing protein: MGNADAGAVLNRVTWGGTSSAYRQVKAIGIDQYIEQQLHPGDDRLPPSVQAQIGSLTISQRPVDQLVLELEERRKQLDSIANDDDRSSARQAYQEELNRLAKEAATRSLLRDLYSRNQLREQMTWFWMNHFSIHQGKHNLRAMVGDYEEHAIRPHALGKFRELLQATVRHPAMLRYLDNEHNAANHINENYARELMELHTLGVDGGYTQKDVQELARILTGVGVNLGSGTPKVRRELQGQYVRRGLFEFNPNRHDYGDKVLLGQVVHGRGLAEIDEAIDRLSRHPATARFISRKIASFFVGDQPPAALVQRMSDTFLRTDGDIAATLAALFAAPEFRQSLGREFKDPVHYVVSAVRLAYDEKPILNAAPMIGWLHRMGEPLYGRQTPDGYPLAAAAWDSSGQMATRFEIGKAIGSGSAGLFKAEGAQDRPAFPQLANPYFYEALQKTLGAPTLQALAQATSPQEWNTFLLSAPEFMYR; encoded by the coding sequence ATGGGCAATGCGGATGCCGGAGCCGTACTCAACCGCGTTACGTGGGGCGGCACCAGCTCTGCCTATCGCCAGGTCAAAGCCATCGGTATCGATCAATATATCGAGCAGCAACTCCATCCCGGCGACGACCGGCTGCCGCCCTCGGTTCAGGCGCAGATCGGCAGCCTGACGATTTCGCAGCGCCCCGTGGATCAGCTGGTGCTTGAACTCGAGGAGCGCCGCAAACAACTCGACAGTATCGCCAACGACGACGACAGGAGCTCCGCGCGCCAGGCATACCAGGAAGAATTGAACCGGCTGGCGAAAGAGGCGGCGACGCGCTCCTTGCTGCGGGATCTCTATTCCCGCAACCAGTTGCGCGAACAGATGACATGGTTCTGGATGAATCACTTCAGCATTCACCAGGGCAAGCACAACCTCCGGGCCATGGTGGGAGACTATGAAGAGCATGCCATTCGGCCGCATGCGTTGGGAAAGTTCCGCGAACTTCTCCAGGCCACCGTCCGTCATCCCGCGATGCTGCGTTACCTCGACAACGAACATAACGCGGCCAATCACATCAACGAGAATTATGCGCGCGAGCTGATGGAGTTGCACACGCTGGGCGTGGACGGCGGCTACACGCAAAAGGATGTGCAGGAACTGGCGCGCATTCTCACCGGCGTCGGCGTCAATCTCGGCAGCGGCACCCCCAAGGTGCGGCGCGAGCTGCAGGGCCAGTACGTGCGCCGCGGTTTGTTCGAATTCAATCCCAACCGGCACGACTATGGCGACAAGGTCTTGCTCGGCCAGGTGGTGCATGGGCGCGGGTTGGCGGAAATCGACGAAGCGATCGACCGCCTCAGCCGGCATCCGGCCACCGCGCGCTTCATCAGCCGCAAGATCGCCAGTTTCTTCGTTGGCGATCAGCCGCCAGCCGCGCTGGTGCAGCGGATGTCGGACACCTTCCTGCGTACCGACGGCGACATCGCCGCGACGTTGGCGGCATTATTCGCGGCGCCGGAATTCCGGCAATCGCTCGGCCGCGAATTCAAGGACCCGGTTCATTATGTCGTCTCGGCCGTGCGGCTGGCATATGACGAAAAGCCGATTCTTAACGCAGCGCCGATGATCGGATGGCTGCACCGGATGGGCGAGCCGCTGTACGGCCGGCAGACGCCGGACGGATATCCGCTGGCCGCCGCAGCGTGGGACAGTTCGGGCCAGATGGCCACCCGCTTTGAAATCGGCAAGGCGATCGGCTCGGGCAGCGCCGGCCTGTTCAAGGCGGAAGGGGCGCAAGACCGCCCCGCGTTCCCCCAGCTCGCCAATCCCTACTTCTACGAAGCGCTGCAAAAGACGCTCGGCGCGCCGACCTTGCAGGCGCTCGCGCAGGCGACGTCGCCGCAGGAATGGAATACCTTCCTGCTGTCCGCGCCGGAATTCATGTACCGTTAA
- a CDS encoding DUF1501 domain-containing protein, with product MRRRELLKWMGALPLASVSGRLLAAPAAPAKLLVVFLRGGYDAASLLVPTASDFYYESRPSIAIARPSNDLHSAIALSGDWGLHPALRESIFSLYMQGQAAFIPFAGTDDLSRSHFETQDSIELGQGSASHRDFRSGFLNRLAGVLTGSMPVSFTDQLPLVFQGEVQVPNTALRHIGKPALDARQSDVIASMYKNTPIGRQVDEGFAMRNEVARQMAGEMDAANRSAISAKGFEAEARRVARLMRDKYNIGFVDVGGWDTHVGQGGASGYLAGRFDELGRGLLALAQEMGPDWRNTVVVVMSEFGRTFRENGNRGTDHGHGSVFWVLGGSVRGGTVAGEQIRVNAASLFQNRDYPVLNEYRAVLAGLFERMYGLALTQLGRVFPGVRPRQLDLV from the coding sequence ATGCGACGCCGCGAATTACTGAAATGGATGGGGGCATTGCCGCTTGCGTCGGTCTCGGGACGCCTGCTGGCCGCGCCGGCGGCGCCGGCCAAGCTCCTGGTGGTCTTCCTGCGGGGCGGCTACGATGCCGCGAGCCTGCTGGTGCCGACGGCGAGCGATTTTTACTATGAATCACGCCCCAGCATCGCTATTGCCCGGCCCTCGAACGATCTCCATTCCGCGATCGCCCTGTCCGGGGACTGGGGCTTGCATCCGGCGCTGCGGGAATCGATTTTTTCTCTTTACATGCAGGGGCAGGCGGCCTTCATTCCGTTCGCCGGAACCGATGACCTGTCGCGCAGCCATTTTGAAACACAAGACAGCATCGAGCTCGGGCAGGGGAGCGCAAGCCATCGCGATTTCCGCTCCGGCTTCCTGAATCGCCTGGCCGGCGTGCTGACCGGTTCGATGCCCGTATCCTTCACCGACCAGCTGCCGCTGGTGTTCCAGGGGGAGGTCCAGGTGCCGAACACGGCTTTGCGCCATATCGGCAAGCCGGCGCTCGACGCTCGTCAGAGCGACGTCATCGCGTCAATGTACAAGAACACGCCCATCGGCCGCCAGGTGGACGAGGGATTTGCCATGCGTAATGAAGTCGCGCGGCAGATGGCCGGCGAAATGGACGCCGCGAACCGGAGCGCGATCAGCGCGAAAGGATTCGAAGCCGAGGCGCGCCGCGTCGCGCGCCTGATGCGCGACAAATACAACATCGGTTTCGTCGACGTCGGCGGATGGGACACGCACGTGGGCCAGGGAGGAGCCAGCGGTTACCTTGCCGGCCGTTTCGATGAACTGGGACGAGGATTGCTGGCTCTGGCACAGGAAATGGGGCCGGATTGGCGCAACACCGTTGTGGTGGTCATGTCCGAATTCGGCCGCACGTTCCGTGAAAACGGGAATCGCGGTACCGATCACGGACACGGCTCGGTCTTCTGGGTGCTGGGCGGCTCGGTACGCGGCGGAACCGTCGCCGGCGAGCAGATCCGGGTGAATGCCGCGTCGCTGTTTCAGAACCGCGATTACCCGGTGTTGAATGAATACCGAGCCGTGCTTGCCGGTCTGTTCGAGCGCATGTACGGCCTCGCTCTCACTCAGCTCGGCAGGGTTTTTCCCGGCGTGCGGCCCAGGCAGCTCGATCTGGTGTAG
- a CDS encoding diguanylate cyclase: MSTTSPETRLQLFTSVLAAVRTGIIVFDGEQRVVLWNRWIEQHSHLPASSVLGKPFGEVFPDMADGRTHIAIREALRNNFASLISQSLNKAPFPLFAGPADAASGTRLQQAIHVMPLEVAGLPRHCMVQITDVSTAVSRERKLREMAVELESQTLVDGLTGIANRRHFDLHLEDEFRRAKRTGLPLSLIMIDVDYFKDYNDNYGHQRGDECLVRIAGALGAVLNRSRDLLARYGGEEFAVILPDTGCDGALQLAETMRAEIEALELEHGHSGTATRVTVSLGVSTMAPDLLANSGSLIHAADRALYQAKRSGRNGVAVYNDEQAAKV; the protein is encoded by the coding sequence ATGTCGACCACGTCCCCGGAAACCCGGCTGCAGCTTTTCACCAGCGTCCTGGCGGCCGTCCGCACCGGCATCATCGTGTTCGACGGCGAGCAGCGCGTGGTGTTGTGGAATCGCTGGATCGAGCAGCACTCGCACCTGCCCGCATCATCGGTGCTCGGCAAGCCGTTTGGGGAAGTATTTCCCGACATGGCGGACGGCCGCACCCACATCGCGATCCGCGAGGCGCTGCGCAATAACTTCGCGTCGCTGATTTCCCAGAGCCTGAACAAGGCTCCCTTCCCGCTCTTTGCCGGGCCGGCCGATGCGGCAAGCGGCACGCGGCTGCAGCAGGCGATCCATGTGATGCCGCTGGAGGTTGCCGGGCTGCCGCGCCATTGCATGGTGCAGATCACCGACGTCAGTACGGCCGTGTCGCGCGAACGCAAGCTGCGCGAAATGGCCGTCGAGCTGGAATCGCAGACGCTGGTCGACGGCCTGACCGGCATCGCCAACCGCCGGCACTTCGACCTGCACCTGGAAGACGAATTCCGCCGCGCCAAGCGCACCGGACTGCCGCTGTCGCTGATCATGATCGATGTCGACTACTTCAAGGATTACAACGACAATTACGGCCACCAGCGCGGCGATGAATGCCTGGTGCGCATCGCGGGCGCCCTCGGCGCGGTGCTGAACCGTTCGCGCGACCTGCTGGCGCGTTATGGCGGCGAGGAGTTCGCAGTGATCCTGCCGGATACGGGCTGCGACGGCGCGCTGCAACTGGCCGAGACAATGCGCGCCGAAATCGAGGCGCTGGAGCTCGAACATGGCCATTCGGGCACCGCCACGCGGGTGACCGTGAGCCTCGGAGTGAGCACGATGGCCCCGGATCTCCTGGCCAACAGCGGCAGCCTGATCCATGCGGCCGACCGCGCGCTGTACCAGGCCAAGCGTTCCGGACGCAATGGCGTGGCGGTCTACAACGACGAACAGGCCGCCAAGGTGTAG
- a CDS encoding helix-turn-helix transcriptional regulator, with product MNTGASIQLHAAIDPLLASLYDGVTAANGFQAFIEGLVESFGLKAVTLIVHHAETHEVKGLWLSGITPDWVERYALDYAQEDMLAQHIVASPVAHFYASNLDIAHPERIPHSRFFREWLEPQGVAYAAGAIVLREGAWCTQIILQRSPAHPAFTRTEVDTLDLLMPHMQRALQMRERFADLQLGQDVLAGGLDLLAMPALFFDEHSRAAHLNRRARALLAESSLLRLEDGHLVASNVEASRKLNYEIASAIQASRGDAAPLNEVVLLPRPDRLPLMLMVAPLRIGAGQAHGAALVFVFDPDDAPSLTADRVRKLFSLTDAEAGLAVALCSGRTLDDIARERAVSLNTLKTQLRSVFAKTGTNRQTELVSLLLASPAYFLAERADLH from the coding sequence ATGAATACCGGTGCATCAATCCAGTTGCATGCCGCGATCGATCCGTTGCTCGCCAGTCTGTACGACGGCGTGACGGCGGCGAACGGCTTCCAGGCTTTCATCGAGGGGCTGGTCGAATCCTTCGGCCTCAAGGCGGTCACGCTGATCGTCCACCATGCCGAAACGCACGAGGTCAAAGGGCTCTGGCTGAGCGGCATCACGCCTGACTGGGTAGAGCGATACGCGCTCGACTATGCGCAGGAAGACATGCTGGCGCAACACATCGTCGCCTCCCCTGTCGCGCACTTCTATGCAAGCAACCTCGACATCGCGCATCCCGAGCGCATCCCGCACAGCCGCTTTTTCCGTGAATGGCTGGAGCCGCAGGGCGTGGCCTACGCGGCCGGCGCGATCGTGCTGCGCGAAGGCGCCTGGTGCACGCAAATCATCCTGCAACGCTCCCCGGCGCATCCCGCGTTCACGCGCACCGAGGTAGACACGCTGGACCTGCTCATGCCGCACATGCAGCGCGCGCTCCAGATGCGGGAACGCTTCGCCGATCTGCAACTGGGCCAGGATGTCCTGGCAGGCGGGCTGGACCTGCTGGCGATGCCGGCGCTGTTCTTCGACGAGCATAGCCGCGCCGCCCACCTCAACCGGCGCGCCCGGGCGCTGCTGGCGGAAAGCAGCCTGCTGCGGCTGGAAGACGGCCACCTGGTGGCCAGCAATGTGGAAGCCAGCCGCAAGCTCAATTACGAGATCGCCAGCGCGATCCAGGCCAGCCGCGGCGACGCGGCGCCCCTGAACGAAGTCGTGCTGCTGCCGCGGCCGGATCGCCTGCCCCTGATGCTGATGGTGGCGCCGCTGCGGATCGGCGCGGGACAGGCGCACGGCGCCGCCCTGGTGTTCGTGTTCGATCCCGACGACGCACCCAGCCTGACCGCGGACCGGGTGCGCAAGCTGTTCAGCCTGACCGACGCCGAAGCCGGCCTGGCGGTAGCCCTGTGCAGCGGCCGAACGCTCGACGATATCGCGCGCGAGCGCGCCGTGTCTCTCAACACCCTGAAGACCCAGCTCAGAAGCGTCTTTGCCAAGACCGGCACCAACCGCCAGACCGAACTGGTGTCGCTGCTGCTGGCCAGCCCGGCGTACTTTCTGGCGGAACGCGCCGACCTGCATTAA
- a CDS encoding MerR family transcriptional regulator: MRDHDCGRHGFDRILAEPEANLIAVQKNDIMDLSKTNQLMKKEHLSISAVSEDTGIAKEVLRKWEERYGFPVPERDGAGVRLYSAEQASRLKVIKRLLDVGMRPGQVVPLDEAGLALLLTQRTPESTVTAKSLFTENIVEWLRSRDPELLRNKLQSTLAQLGLRNFIIDVMSEMNEEVGGAWADGRISVKDEHLYTETVQTLVRNVLTGVRPTDGAPRILLTTVTGELHTLGLLMAETVMSLEGATCISLGAQMPLPEIVGAVKAYNADIIALSFSSAFPKKKIPPILRELRSLCAPDTVLWAGGSGVVGLDSTPRGVLLHPTLASGISALEKYRQRHPVPKAESEQPRQA; the protein is encoded by the coding sequence ATGCGCGATCACGACTGCGGCAGGCATGGATTTGATCGGATTCTTGCCGAACCTGAAGCAAACTTAATTGCTGTTCAGAAAAATGATATCATGGATTTGTCTAAGACAAATCAACTTATGAAAAAAGAACATCTCTCGATTTCGGCTGTTTCGGAAGACACTGGCATTGCCAAGGAAGTGTTGCGAAAGTGGGAGGAGCGTTACGGATTTCCCGTGCCCGAAAGGGATGGCGCCGGCGTTCGGCTCTATTCGGCTGAGCAAGCCAGTCGCCTGAAGGTCATCAAGCGGTTACTTGATGTCGGCATGCGCCCGGGACAGGTCGTACCGCTCGACGAGGCGGGCCTGGCGTTGCTTCTGACGCAGAGAACGCCGGAAAGCACGGTGACGGCGAAATCGCTTTTCACTGAAAACATCGTCGAATGGCTTCGTTCGCGCGACCCCGAACTGCTGCGCAACAAGCTGCAATCAACCCTCGCGCAACTGGGGCTGCGCAATTTCATCATCGATGTCATGTCCGAGATGAACGAGGAGGTCGGCGGCGCCTGGGCAGACGGCCGCATTTCGGTAAAGGATGAACATCTCTACACGGAGACCGTGCAGACGTTGGTGCGGAATGTGCTAACCGGCGTCCGGCCTACCGACGGCGCGCCGCGCATTCTTTTGACGACGGTAACCGGAGAACTGCACACGCTCGGCCTTCTGATGGCTGAAACGGTGATGTCGCTCGAAGGAGCAACGTGCATTTCGCTGGGGGCGCAAATGCCTCTGCCGGAGATTGTCGGGGCCGTAAAGGCGTACAACGCCGATATCATCGCGTTGTCGTTCAGCTCCGCCTTCCCTAAAAAGAAAATTCCACCGATATTGAGGGAATTGCGCTCACTCTGCGCCCCTGACACGGTGCTGTGGGCGGGAGGCTCCGGCGTGGTCGGACTCGACAGCACGCCAAGAGGAGTATTGCTGCACCCCACCCTCGCAAGCGGAATCAGCGCGCTGGAGAAATATCGCCAGCGCCACCCGGTTCCGAAAGCGGAAAGCGAGCAACCTCGGCAAGCATAA